Proteins co-encoded in one Pocillopora verrucosa isolate sample1 chromosome 1, ASM3666991v2, whole genome shotgun sequence genomic window:
- the LOC136282756 gene encoding glycine betaine transporter 1-like translates to MKLGKPDEKPEFKDATYFTMLFGAGTGISLFYFGVAEPVWHYAPGFYEKRHYNRYTDNQRAQDSINLTLFHWGIHEWIVYVVVGLLLAFVGYRQGLPMTMRSCMYPLIGDKIYGWIGDAIDIISVVCTMFGVCTSLVLGVMQLNAGVHRLESSVEVSTFNQIIIVWCVMACATVSINSGLKLGIRRLSETCFALGVFIMMLVFFFDAPCYSLNLLVQSTGYYMQTIVQRGIHTDAFAQLGNAPDRKEATGWMDAWTISYSGWWIAWTPFVSMFIAKISRGRTIRQFIIATFAAPVAFSILWFSVFGGAGLQMERKAALANITCDSALGRTNASESLNGLFRPSCRDENGMWFDVMSQYGDMGSFLSALSLISIVLYFVTSSDSGSLVIDCLSANGDPKPPVLQRVFWALTEGATATALLYVGGNEALNALQTVSIASGAPYTIILCFMSKALWKAVKVEAGDLDPNGPQFTTGLLDVLSTPTVESVCKVIISIFAPWYSMGTAAGMVEKQNGRMWTHMLIMALPFYACISMLVLERLCVFSGICYVGYTLLFGFFAYATGVRNSIREKYEINGNIAEDFFAVMVLYPFAAYQMEHHMKNHKPTNHIQNGHCLPESCRIPLGEMEKLMDPDARKTDV, encoded by the exons CTGAACCAGTATGGCACTACGCACCTGGTTTCTATGAAAAACGCCATTATAACAG GTACACTGACAATCAACGCGCTCAAGACTCCATCAACTTAACTTTATTCCACTGGGGAATTCACGAATGGATTGTGTACGTTGTAGTTGGCCTTCTCCTTGCCTTTGTAGGATACAGACAAGGGCTTCCCATGACAATGCGCTCCTGCATGTACCCCCTCATAGGTGACAAGATTTATGGATGGATAGGCGACGCCATCGATATAATTTCAGTGGTCTGTACTATGTTTGGCGTATGTACAAGCTTGGTACTGGGTGTTATGCAGCTCAATGCCGGTGTCCATCGCCTAGAAAGTTCAGTAGAGGTCAGCACCTTTAATCAAATTATCATCGTCTGGTGCGTAATGGCCTGTGCTACTGTCTCGATCAACAGTGGACTGAAACTGGGGATCCGACGCCTAAGCGAGACTTGCTTTGCCTTGGGCGTGTTCATTATGATGCTCGTGTTCTTCTTTGACGCTCCCTGTTATAGTCTGAACTTGCTCGTCCAGAGCACTGGTTATTACATGCAAACTATCGTCCAACGTGGCATCCACACTGACGCCTTCGCTCAACTTGGAAATGCACCCGATCGCAAGGAAGCCACTGGGTGGATGGACGCATGGACCATTTCTTACTCGGGATGGTGGATTGCTTGGACACCATTCGTTAGCATGTTCATCGCAAAGATATCCAGAGGAAGAACCATCAGACAGTTCATCATCGCAACATTCGCTGCACCAGTGGCCTTCTCAATCTTATGGTTCAGCGTTTTTGGAGGAGCAGGACTTCAAATGGAAAGAAAGGCTGCTCTTGCCAATATAACATGCGACTCAGCTCTGGGTAGAACTAACGCTTCAGAGTCTCTGAACGGTTTATTCCGCCCGTCCTGTCGTGATGAAAATGGCATGTGGTTCGATGTAATGAGCCAATATGGAGACATGGGAAGTTTCCTTTCCGCGCTCTCCTTGATCAGCATTGTCCTTTACTTTGTCACAAGCTCTGACAGTGGCTCACTTGTTATAGACTGTCTGTCAGCCAATGGCGACCCAAAGCCACCAGTCCTACAACGAGTCTTTTGGGCTCTAACAGAAGGTGCTACAGCCACTGCTCTTCTTTACGTCGGAGGCAACGAAGCACTGAATGCCTTGCAAACAGTTTCTATCGCTTCTGGAGCGCCATACACAATCATACTCTGCTTTATGTCCAAGGCACTATGGAAGGCCGTCAAAGTAGAGGCTGGAGACCTGGATCCTAACGGTCCACAATTCACCACTGGACTTCTGGATGTTTTAAGTACCCCAACCGTCGAGAGCGTATGTAAAGTAATAATCAGCATCTTTGCTCCCTGGTACTCCATGGGAACTGCAGCTGGAATGGTAGAGAAACAAAATGGTAGAATGTGGACCCATATGCTGATCATGGCGCTACCGTTCTACGCTTGTATTTCCATGCTGGTTCTGGAACGCCTCTGCGTTTTTTCAGGGATCTGCTACGTTGGATATACTCTGCTCTTTGGTTTCTTCGCCTATGCTACCGGGGTACGCAACTCGATCCGCGAGAAATACGAAATCAACGGAAACATAGCTGAAGACTTCTTCGCAGTCATGGTGTTATACCCATTTGCTGCTTACCAGATGGAACACCACATGAAAAACCATAAGCCGACGAATCATATCCAAAATGGACACTGTCTGCCTGAGTCATGTCGTATACCTCTCGGAGAGATGGAAAAACTAATGGATCCAGATGCTAGAAAAACGGACGTATAA